The Streptomyces sp. NBC_00236 DNA window GATCGGTTCCGAGTGGCGTACGCAAGTTCGTGCACGGACCGCGACCCGAGACCGTGCCGGCACTCGTCGGCGCCGCCTGCACCGCCGTCGGCCTGATCGACGTCGCCGCAGGCGTCTTCCCGCGCTTCCGGCACAGCCGGATGCACACCCTCGCCGAGGTACTCCCCGGCGCCCTCGGCCCCTTCGCCGCCGCGCTCTCGCTGAGCGCCGGCGTCCTGCTGCTGCTCCTGGCCCACGGCCTGAAGCGGCACAAGCGCCGGGCCTGGCGGGCCGCCGTCGTCCTGCTCCCGGCCGGCGCGGTGGCCCAGTTCACCTACCGGCACTCGGTCCTGGGCGCCGTCGTCTCACTGACGCTGTGTTACCTGCTGGTGCGCCACCGGAGTGAATTCGCCGCGCTCCCCGACCCGCGCAGCCGTTGGAGGGCCCTGGCCAACTTCGTCCTGCTCGGCGCGGGTTCGCTCGGGCTCGGTCTGGTCATCGTGAGCGCCCACCCGGGCCGCCTGGTCGGGAACCCCAGCATCGCGGACCGGCTCCAGCACGTGCTGTACGGACTGTTCGGCTTCGAGGGCCCGGTCGACTACGCAGGCGACACCTCCTGGACCGTGGCCTACTCGCTGGGCGCGCTCGGCCTGCTGACGGCCGTCACCACGATCTACCTCGCCTTCCGGCCCGAGCATCCGGCCGCCCGTCTCACCGAGGACGACGAGGCACAGCTGCGCGCCCTGCTGGAGCGGCACGGCCGCCGCGACTCGCTGGGCCACTTTGCGCTCCGCCGCGACAAGGCCGTGGTCTTCTCCCCCAGCGGCAAGGCCGCCGTCTGCTACCGCGTGGTGTCCGGGGTGATGCTGGCCAGCGGCGACCCGATCGGCGACGTGGAGGCCTGGCCGGGCGCCATCGAACGCTTCATGGACGAGGCCAGGGCGCACTCCTGGACCCCCGCGGTGATGGGCTGCAGCGAGACCGGTGGCGAGGTCTGGACCCGCGAGACCGGACTCGACGCCCTGGAACTCGGCGACGAGGCGGTGGTGGACGTCGCGGATTTCTCGCTGGCCGGACGCGCGATGCGCAACGTGCGCCAGATGGTGAAGCGCATTGAGCGCGGTGGGTACGAGACGCGCGTCCGGCGCGTGGCCGACATCGGCGAGGCGGAACTGGCCCGCATCCGGCGAGCAGCCGCCGACTGGCGCGGCACGGACACCGAGCGCGGCTTCTCCATGGCACTCGGCCGGATCGGCGACGGCGCCGACCGGGACTGCTTCGTCGCCACCGCCCACAAGGCCGGCGAGCAGGACGCGGAGTCCCCGTACGGCGATCTGAAGGCCGTACTCCACTTCGTCCCGTGGGGCAGCGACGGGATGTCCCTCGACCTGATGCGCCGCGACCGCGCCGCGGACCCGGGGATGAACGAACTGCTGATCGTCGCCTCCCTGGAGGCCGCGCCCCGGCTCGGCATCACGCGCGTCTCGCTGAACTTCGCGATGTTCCGCTCCGCCCTGGCCCGCGGCGAGAAGCTGGGGGCCGGGCCGGTCCTGCGGGCCTGGCGCGGGCTGCTGGTCTTCCTGTCGCGCTGGTTCCAGATCGAGTCGCTGTACAAGTTCAACGCCAAGTTCCGGCCGCGTTGGGAGCCCCGGTTCGTGGTCTACCGCACCGCCCGCGAGCTGCCCCGGATCTCCCTGGCCGCCATGCAGGCGGAGGGCTTCGTCAGCTTCGCGCTCCCCCGCCCGCTGGCCCGCCGGCTGCCGTCGGGCGGGCGGCGCCCGTGCCCGCACGTGCGGGCCGCCGCGGGGGAGCACGGTGTCCGTCCGGCGTGACCGGTCCCCGTACGGGCCTACGCTGGTCGTATGAGTACGTTGCATGGACGAGGCACGGTGCAGGGCCTGCCGGAGTGGGACCGCTGCGCGGTCATGGGTGTCGTCAACGTGACCCCGGACTCCTTCTCCGACGGGGGCCGCTGGTTCGACACCACGGCGGCCGTCAAGCACGGCCTCGACCTGGTCGGTGAGGGCGCCGACCTGGTCGACGTCGGCGGTGAGTCGACCCGCCCCGGTGCGAGCCGGGTGGACGAGTCGGAGGAGCTTCGCCGGGTGGTCCCGGTGGTCCGCGGCCTGGCTTCGGAGGGGGTCACGGTCTCCGTCGACACCATGCGGGCCCGGGTCGCCGAGCAGGCCGTCGCCGCGGGAGCGGTCCTGGTCAACGACGTGAGCGGCGGGCTCGCCGACCCGGACATGGTCCCGGTCGTCGCGGCCGCCTCGGTGCCGTTCGTCGTCATGCACTGGCGCGGCTTCAGCGAGTCCATGAACAGCAGGGCGGTGTACGGGGACGTCGTGGCCGAGGTCGTGGAGGAACTGCGGGTCCGGATGGACGCCGTGGTCGCCGGGGGTGTCGCCCCCGAACGGATCGTGATCGACCCGGGCCTCGGCTTCGCCAAGGACGCCGCCCACGACCTGTCGCTCATCGCCCGGCTGGACGCGCTGCACGGCCTCGGCCGCCCGCTGCTGGTCGCGGCGTCGCGGAAGCGGTTCCTGGGGCACGTACTGGCCGGTGAGGGCGGGGCCCCGCCGCCCGCCCGCGAGCGCGACGCGGCCACCGCCGCGGTCTCCGCGCTCTCCGCCCGGGCCGGTGCCTGGGCCGTCCGGGTCCACGAGGTACGGGCCACCGCCGACGCCGTCCGGGTCGCCCGCGCGGTCGAGGGAGCCGCGTGAACGAGCCGCAGGACGAGCAGACCTCCGCCGCCGACGACATCGCGGCGGTCGAGCGGGCCAACACCGCGTTCTACGAGGCCATGGAGCGCGGCGACCTGGACGAGCTGACCGGGCTCTGGCTGCCCGGGGAGGACCTCACCGTCTCCTGCGTCCACCCCGGCTGGCCGGTGCTCACGGGACGCGGCGAGGTGCTGCGCAGTTACGCCCTGATCATGGCGAACACCGAGTACATCCAGTTCTTCCTGACCGACGTCGGGGTCTCCATGACGGGCGACACCGCCCTGGTGACCTGCACCGAGAACATCCTCAGCGGCGGCCCCGCCGAGGAGGGCAGCTCGCTCGGGCCGCTCGTCGGCCAACTGGTCGTCGCGACCAATGTGTTCCGCCGCACTCCGGACGGCTGGAAGCTCTGGTCCCACCACGGCTCGCCCGTACTGGCCGAAACCGGTGAGGAAGAGGACGAAGACTCCTCGTCCTGAGCGGGTACAACGCCCATAGGGGCCCGAAAGGCAGCTCGGCGGGGTTGGAACCGGGCACATCGGGGTATCAGCGGCTACCAGTCCCGTACCGCCGTGTCCATAGCCCCCGCGGGGGAGGACTGTCGGCGCTCGCAGGTAGATTCGGAAATGGGTATGCGGCCGCCCGCACGCGGCTCCGTACCCCCTCGACAACAACAGCAGGAGTGATTCGCGTGGATCGTGTCGCGCTGCGCGGCCTCAAGGCCCGTGGGCACCATGGCGTCTTTCCCCGGGAACGGGAAGAGGGACAGACGTTCATCGTGGACCTGGTGCTCGGCCTCGACACCCGCCCCGCGGCAGCCGCGGACGACCTCACCAGGACCGTGCACTACGGCGTGGTCGCCGAAGAGGTCGTGGCCGTGGTCCAGGGCGAACCGGTCGATCTGATCGAGACGCTCGCGGAGCGCATCGCCCAGCAGTGCCTCAAGCACGAAGGCGTCGAGGAGGTGGAGGTCGTGGTCCACAAGCCGGATGCGCCCATCACCGTCCCCTTCGACGACGTCACCGTCACCATCACCCGGAGCCGAGCATGACTGCATTTTCTACCGAGGGGCAGAGCGACCCGACCGTACAGCCGGTTCCCGCCTCCGTGGTCGAGCAGGTGGACGCCGCGGACATCACCCTCTCCAACCCCAAACGCGCCGTGATCTCCCTAGGCTCCAATCTGGGCAACCGCCTGGAGACCCTCCAGGGCGCCATCGACGCCCTGGAGGACACGCCGGGCCTCCGGGTCAAGGCCGTCTCCCCCGTGTACGAGACGGAGCCGTGGGGCGTCGACCCCGGCTCCCAGCCGTCGTACTTCAACGCGGTCGTCGTCGTGAAGACGACGCTGCCCCCGTCCTCCCTCCTGGAGCGCGGCCAGGCCATCGAGGAGGCCTTCGACCGGGTACGCGCGGAGCGCTGGGGGCCGCGCACCATCGACGTGGACATCGTCGCGTACGCCGACGTCGTCTCCGACGACCCGGAGCTCACCCTCCCCCACCCCCGGGCCCGCGAGCGCGCCTTCGTGCTCGCCCCGTGGCACGACGTGGACCCCGAGGCCCAACTGCCCGGCGCCGGCCCCGTCGCCGCTCTGCTGGCCGGTGTGGGGCGCGACGGCGTACTGCCCCGGGCCGACCTGGAACTCCGGCTGCCCGAGTAGTCGTTAGGCTCGGAGGAGACAGCAGGACATCCACAGGCCAGGCCCTCCACAGGCCAGAACATCCACGGGCCTGGACATCCACAGGCGGCGAAGGGCGGCTCACCCGGTGAAGCAACTACGGCTCGGAGTACTGGCCGGCCTCTTCGCCGCGGCCGGGGTGCTGTCCTGGGGCGGCGCCCGCCTCTGGGACTCCCTCGGCACCCTGCCGAGCGTCCCGCTGTTCGCACCCATCGTGCTCGCGGTGATCGCCGTGGTCCTGCTGGCGACGGCGCTCTCCATCCGCTCCCGGCTGCGCGCCCAGCGCGAGCGCCGGCCGGGCGCCAAGGGCGTCGAGCCCCTGATGGCGGCCCGTGCCGTGGTCTTCGGCCAGGCCAGCGCCCTCGTCGTCGCCCTGGTCGCCGGGATGTACGGCGGCACCGGCGTCTTCCTGCTCGGCTCCCTCGACATCCCGCCCCGCCGCGACCAGGCCATCTACGCGGGCTTCGCGGTCCTGGCCGGCATCGCGGTGATCGCGGCGGCCCTGTTCCTGGAACGTGTCTGCAAGCTCCCGGACGACGAGGACGACAACAAGAACGCGGCGGCGGCGTAGGCCGCCCGTTCCCGTCCCGGCCGGCGCGTCAGCGCGCCATGATCAGGCTCATGGCCTCGGCGCGCGTCGCGGGGTCGCGGAGCTGTCCGCGCACCGCCGAGGTCAGCGTCTTCGCCCCGGGCTTGCGGATCCCGCGCATCGACATGCACATGTGCTCGCACTCCACGACGACGATGACGCCGCGCGGCTCCAGGATCCCCATCAGGGACTCGGCGATCTGCGTGGTGAGGCGCTCCTGGACCTGCGGCCGGCGGGCGTAGACGTCCACCAGCCGGGCCAGCTTCGACAGACCGGTGATCTTGCCGCTGGTCGCCGGGATGTACCCGACGTGCGCCACTCCGCGGAACGGCACCAGGTGGTGTTCACAGGTGCTGAACACCTCGATGTCCTTGACCAGCACCATCTCGTCGTGGCCCAGGTCGAACGTGGTCGTCAGGACGTCCTCGGGCTCCTGGTAGAGGCCGGCGAATATCTCCTTGTACGCCCGCGCCACGCGCCCCGGAGTCTCCCGCAGCCCCTCCCGGTCCGGGTCCTCCCCGACGGCGATGAGCAGCTCGCGTACGGCCGCCTCGGCCCGCTTCTCGTCGAACTCGCCGATCGAACCCTGGCCGTCCAGCGTCACCGGGTCGGTCATCTGTGCCTCGTTCCTCAGAGCTTCACTGCGTGGACATCCGCGCAGGTGTACGGAAAAGCCGCGCCCCCACAGGCTAAAACCTGGGGGGCGCGGCATCCATTCCGGGCCCGGTACAGCCCCCGTGACAGGGGCCACACCGGGGTCGGTGTCTAGCTCTCGGGACGCTCCTCGGGGACCGCCTCGGTCACCGGAACCGTGTCCGTGACCGAGCCGTTCGCCGTGGTGGCGCCGTTGGTGAGGGCGAGCTCCTTCGGGGAGAGCACCGGCGGCCGGGTGGACGGCGTGCGCCGGGCGGAGCCGGTCCACGCCGGACGGGCCGGACGCTTGACGATCGGAGCGAAGATCTCGGCGATCTCCGCCTTGCCGAGGGTCTCCTTCTCAAGGAGCTGGAGAACCAGGGCGTCCAGAACGTCGCGGTTCTCGACCAGGATCTCCCACGCATCGTTGTGCGCGGTCTCGATGAGCTTCTTGACCTCTTCGTCGACCAGCGCGGCGACCTCTTCCGAGTAGTCGCGCTGGTGGCCCATCTCGCGGCCCACGAACGGCTCGGTGTTGTCGCCACCGAACTTGATCGCGCCGAGCCGCTCCGTCATGCCGTACTGCGTGACCATCGCGCGGGCCGTTGCCGTGGCCTTCTCGATGTCGTTGGCAGCGCCGGTCGTCGGGTCGTGGAAGACCAGCTCCTCGGCCGCGCGCCCGCCCAGCATGTAAGCCAGCTGGTCGAGCATCTCGTTGCGCGTCGTGGAGTACTTGTCCTCCTCCGGGAGCACCATCGTGTAACCGAGGGCACGGCCGCGGGAGAGGATCGTGATCTTGTGGACCGGGTCCGACTGAGGTGAGGCCGCCGCGACCAGGGCGTGTCCGCCCTCGTGGTACGCGGTGATCTTCTTCTCCTTCTCGGACATGATCCGGGTCCGCTTCTGCGGGCCCGCCACGACGCGGTCGATGGCCTCGTCGAGCATGTTGTTGTCGATCAGCTTCAGATTGCCGCGCGCCGTGAGGAGCGCCGCCTCGTTCAGCACGTTCGACAGGTCGGCACCGGTGAAACCGGGCGTACGACGGGCAACGGCGCCGAGATCGACGTCCGGTGCGACCGGCTTGCCCTTCTGGTGGACCTTGAGGATCTCCAGACGGCCCAGCATGTCCGGCCGGTCGACCGCGATCTGCCGGTCGAAACGGCCCGGGCGCAGCAGCGCCGGGTC harbors:
- a CDS encoding phosphatidylglycerol lysyltransferase domain-containing protein is translated as MSVTLDGDKSGSVPSGVRKFVHGPRPETVPALVGAACTAVGLIDVAAGVFPRFRHSRMHTLAEVLPGALGPFAAALSLSAGVLLLLLAHGLKRHKRRAWRAAVVLLPAGAVAQFTYRHSVLGAVVSLTLCYLLVRHRSEFAALPDPRSRWRALANFVLLGAGSLGLGLVIVSAHPGRLVGNPSIADRLQHVLYGLFGFEGPVDYAGDTSWTVAYSLGALGLLTAVTTIYLAFRPEHPAARLTEDDEAQLRALLERHGRRDSLGHFALRRDKAVVFSPSGKAAVCYRVVSGVMLASGDPIGDVEAWPGAIERFMDEARAHSWTPAVMGCSETGGEVWTRETGLDALELGDEAVVDVADFSLAGRAMRNVRQMVKRIERGGYETRVRRVADIGEAELARIRRAAADWRGTDTERGFSMALGRIGDGADRDCFVATAHKAGEQDAESPYGDLKAVLHFVPWGSDGMSLDLMRRDRAADPGMNELLIVASLEAAPRLGITRVSLNFAMFRSALARGEKLGAGPVLRAWRGLLVFLSRWFQIESLYKFNAKFRPRWEPRFVVYRTARELPRISLAAMQAEGFVSFALPRPLARRLPSGGRRPCPHVRAAAGEHGVRPA
- the folP gene encoding dihydropteroate synthase; amino-acid sequence: MSTLHGRGTVQGLPEWDRCAVMGVVNVTPDSFSDGGRWFDTTAAVKHGLDLVGEGADLVDVGGESTRPGASRVDESEELRRVVPVVRGLASEGVTVSVDTMRARVAEQAVAAGAVLVNDVSGGLADPDMVPVVAAASVPFVVMHWRGFSESMNSRAVYGDVVAEVVEELRVRMDAVVAGGVAPERIVIDPGLGFAKDAAHDLSLIARLDALHGLGRPLLVAASRKRFLGHVLAGEGGAPPPARERDAATAAVSALSARAGAWAVRVHEVRATADAVRVARAVEGAA
- a CDS encoding nuclear transport factor 2 family protein translates to MNEPQDEQTSAADDIAAVERANTAFYEAMERGDLDELTGLWLPGEDLTVSCVHPGWPVLTGRGEVLRSYALIMANTEYIQFFLTDVGVSMTGDTALVTCTENILSGGPAEEGSSLGPLVGQLVVATNVFRRTPDGWKLWSHHGSPVLAETGEEEDEDSSS
- the folB gene encoding dihydroneopterin aldolase, with translation MDRVALRGLKARGHHGVFPREREEGQTFIVDLVLGLDTRPAAAADDLTRTVHYGVVAEEVVAVVQGEPVDLIETLAERIAQQCLKHEGVEEVEVVVHKPDAPITVPFDDVTVTITRSRA
- the folK gene encoding 2-amino-4-hydroxy-6-hydroxymethyldihydropteridine diphosphokinase; this encodes MTAFSTEGQSDPTVQPVPASVVEQVDAADITLSNPKRAVISLGSNLGNRLETLQGAIDALEDTPGLRVKAVSPVYETEPWGVDPGSQPSYFNAVVVVKTTLPPSSLLERGQAIEEAFDRVRAERWGPRTIDVDIVAYADVVSDDPELTLPHPRARERAFVLAPWHDVDPEAQLPGAGPVAALLAGVGRDGVLPRADLELRLPE
- a CDS encoding DUF3180 domain-containing protein — encoded protein: MKQLRLGVLAGLFAAAGVLSWGGARLWDSLGTLPSVPLFAPIVLAVIAVVLLATALSIRSRLRAQRERRPGAKGVEPLMAARAVVFGQASALVVALVAGMYGGTGVFLLGSLDIPPRRDQAIYAGFAVLAGIAVIAAALFLERVCKLPDDEDDNKNAAAA
- the folE gene encoding GTP cyclohydrolase I FolE — translated: MTDPVTLDGQGSIGEFDEKRAEAAVRELLIAVGEDPDREGLRETPGRVARAYKEIFAGLYQEPEDVLTTTFDLGHDEMVLVKDIEVFSTCEHHLVPFRGVAHVGYIPATSGKITGLSKLARLVDVYARRPQVQERLTTQIAESLMGILEPRGVIVVVECEHMCMSMRGIRKPGAKTLTSAVRGQLRDPATRAEAMSLIMAR
- the ftsH gene encoding ATP-dependent zinc metalloprotease FtsH is translated as MDVKRYFRGPVMWIVLAVLAVVVLMNVVGSGGGYKTVDTGKVIQAISKNQVDEAKLTTGDDHIIKIELKKDQKLSGESGSKFQASYIGNQGVELADTLQKKFESGDIENGYTVSPSKQSPFVSILFSLLPFVLIVVVFLFLMNQMQGGGSKVMQFGKSKAKLITKDTPKTTFADVAGSDEAVEELHEIKEFLQEPAKFQAVGAKIPKGVLLYGPPGTGKTLLARAVAGEAGVPFYSISGSDFVEMFVGVGASRVRDLFEQAKANAPAIVFVDEIDAVGRHRGAGMGGGHDEREQTLNQLLVEMDGFDVKGGVILIAATNRPDILDPALLRPGRFDRQIAVDRPDMLGRLEILKVHQKGKPVAPDVDLGAVARRTPGFTGADLSNVLNEAALLTARGNLKLIDNNMLDEAIDRVVAGPQKRTRIMSEKEKKITAYHEGGHALVAAASPQSDPVHKITILSRGRALGYTMVLPEEDKYSTTRNEMLDQLAYMLGGRAAEELVFHDPTTGAANDIEKATATARAMVTQYGMTERLGAIKFGGDNTEPFVGREMGHQRDYSEEVAALVDEEVKKLIETAHNDAWEILVENRDVLDALVLQLLEKETLGKAEIAEIFAPIVKRPARPAWTGSARRTPSTRPPVLSPKELALTNGATTANGSVTDTVPVTEAVPEERPES